From a single Coturnix japonica isolate 7356 chromosome 25, Coturnix japonica 2.1, whole genome shotgun sequence genomic region:
- the PLEKHO1 gene encoding pleckstrin homology domain-containing family O member 1 isoform X1 — protein sequence MKKNNSAKRGQQDGNQQSVQPEKVGWVRKFCGKGIFREIWKNRYVVLKGDQLYISEKEVKDEKNVQEAFDLSDYEKCEELRKSKSRSKKNHSKFTLAHSRQPGNMAPNLIFLAVSPEEKESWINALNSAITRAKNRILDEVTVEEDSYLAHPTRDRAKIQHSRRPPTRGHLMAVASTSTSDGMLTLDLIQEEDASPEEHGTCEESFRVDLDKSVAQLAAGRRRSDSENIKASEKGRTGSLPRREVTSRDKPAQRKDSLDKGTMYTPQVPKKLSLSEKNKCASMEEILSRRDSAHRALLRRGLEAQCTTAEPEQLSRLQELVALKLEKTQELLTEVKGYGEGKRKVKDCTTSTTSSSSSSQSDCERILQESERLLGEASSTWSQARRVLQEVRELRDLYRQIELQQVDCNPKQSSQYRKSMM from the exons atgaaaaagaataattcagcCAAACGG GGGCAACAGGATGGAAACCAGCAATCTGTGCAGCCCGAGAAGGTTGGCTGGGTGCGGAAATTCTGCGGGAAAGGCATTTTTAGGGAAATCTGGAAAAACCGTTATGTGGTATTGAAGGGAGATCAGCTTTACATCTCGGAGAAGGAG gtaaaagatgaaaaaaacgTGCAGGAAGCGTTCGACCTGAGTGATTATGAGAAGTGTGAAGAGCTCAGAAAGtccaaaagcagaagcaaaaagaacCACAGCAAATTTACCCTAGCTCACTCCAGGCAGCCTGGGAACATG GCACCAAATCTCATCTTCCTGGCCGTGAGTCCAGAAGAGAAAGAGTCCTGGATTAATGCCCTCAACTCCGCCATCACTCGTGCTAAGAACCGCATCTTAGATGAG GTCACTGTCGAAGAGGACAGCTACCTCGCCCACCCAACGCGGGACAGAGCGAAAATCCAGCACTCCAGACGCCCTCCAACACGGGGACACCTGATGGCTGTG GCATCTACCTCAACCTCTGACGGCATGCTGACTCTTGACCTGATCCAGGAGGAGGACGCCTCGCCAGAGGAGCACGGCACCTGCGAGGAGAGCTTCCGTGTGGACCTGGACAAGTCAGTGGCACAGCTGGCGGCCGGCCGGCGCCGCTCGGATTCAGAGAACATCAAAGCGTCGGAGAAGGGCCGGACCGGCAGCCTGCCGCGACGCGAGGTCACCTCAAGGGACAAACCTGCGCAGCGCAAAGACTCGTTGGACAAAGGGACCATGTACACCCCGCAGGTCCCCAAAAAGCTGTCGCTCTCggaaaagaataaatgtgcCTCCATGGAAGAGATCCTGTCGCGGCGGGACTCGGCGCACCGTGCGCTGCTGAGGAGGGGCCTTGAGGCTCAATGCACCACGGCGGAGCCAGAGCAGCTGTCCCGGCTGCAAGAACTGGTTGcactgaaactggaaaaaactCAGGAACTGCTGACGGAGGTGAAGGGCTATGGGGAAGGCAAGAGGAAGGTGAAAGActgcaccaccagcaccacctcctcctcgtcctcctcccAGTCGGACTGTGAGCGGATCCTGCAGGAATCGGAGCGGCTGCTGGGTGAAGCCTCCTCCACCTGGAGCCAGGCTCGGCGCGTGCTGCAGGAGGTCCGCGAGCTGCGGGACCTGTACCGGCAGAttgagctgcagcaggtggaCTGCAACCCCAAACAGAGCTCACAGTACAGGAAGAGCATGATGTGA
- the PLEKHO1 gene encoding pleckstrin homology domain-containing family O member 1 isoform X2, producing MKKNNSAKRDGNQQSVQPEKVGWVRKFCGKGIFREIWKNRYVVLKGDQLYISEKEVKDEKNVQEAFDLSDYEKCEELRKSKSRSKKNHSKFTLAHSRQPGNMAPNLIFLAVSPEEKESWINALNSAITRAKNRILDEVTVEEDSYLAHPTRDRAKIQHSRRPPTRGHLMAVASTSTSDGMLTLDLIQEEDASPEEHGTCEESFRVDLDKSVAQLAAGRRRSDSENIKASEKGRTGSLPRREVTSRDKPAQRKDSLDKGTMYTPQVPKKLSLSEKNKCASMEEILSRRDSAHRALLRRGLEAQCTTAEPEQLSRLQELVALKLEKTQELLTEVKGYGEGKRKVKDCTTSTTSSSSSSQSDCERILQESERLLGEASSTWSQARRVLQEVRELRDLYRQIELQQVDCNPKQSSQYRKSMM from the exons atgaaaaagaataattcagcCAAACGG GATGGAAACCAGCAATCTGTGCAGCCCGAGAAGGTTGGCTGGGTGCGGAAATTCTGCGGGAAAGGCATTTTTAGGGAAATCTGGAAAAACCGTTATGTGGTATTGAAGGGAGATCAGCTTTACATCTCGGAGAAGGAG gtaaaagatgaaaaaaacgTGCAGGAAGCGTTCGACCTGAGTGATTATGAGAAGTGTGAAGAGCTCAGAAAGtccaaaagcagaagcaaaaagaacCACAGCAAATTTACCCTAGCTCACTCCAGGCAGCCTGGGAACATG GCACCAAATCTCATCTTCCTGGCCGTGAGTCCAGAAGAGAAAGAGTCCTGGATTAATGCCCTCAACTCCGCCATCACTCGTGCTAAGAACCGCATCTTAGATGAG GTCACTGTCGAAGAGGACAGCTACCTCGCCCACCCAACGCGGGACAGAGCGAAAATCCAGCACTCCAGACGCCCTCCAACACGGGGACACCTGATGGCTGTG GCATCTACCTCAACCTCTGACGGCATGCTGACTCTTGACCTGATCCAGGAGGAGGACGCCTCGCCAGAGGAGCACGGCACCTGCGAGGAGAGCTTCCGTGTGGACCTGGACAAGTCAGTGGCACAGCTGGCGGCCGGCCGGCGCCGCTCGGATTCAGAGAACATCAAAGCGTCGGAGAAGGGCCGGACCGGCAGCCTGCCGCGACGCGAGGTCACCTCAAGGGACAAACCTGCGCAGCGCAAAGACTCGTTGGACAAAGGGACCATGTACACCCCGCAGGTCCCCAAAAAGCTGTCGCTCTCggaaaagaataaatgtgcCTCCATGGAAGAGATCCTGTCGCGGCGGGACTCGGCGCACCGTGCGCTGCTGAGGAGGGGCCTTGAGGCTCAATGCACCACGGCGGAGCCAGAGCAGCTGTCCCGGCTGCAAGAACTGGTTGcactgaaactggaaaaaactCAGGAACTGCTGACGGAGGTGAAGGGCTATGGGGAAGGCAAGAGGAAGGTGAAAGActgcaccaccagcaccacctcctcctcgtcctcctcccAGTCGGACTGTGAGCGGATCCTGCAGGAATCGGAGCGGCTGCTGGGTGAAGCCTCCTCCACCTGGAGCCAGGCTCGGCGCGTGCTGCAGGAGGTCCGCGAGCTGCGGGACCTGTACCGGCAGAttgagctgcagcaggtggaCTGCAACCCCAAACAGAGCTCACAGTACAGGAAGAGCATGATGTGA